One stretch of Brevibacillus laterosporus DNA includes these proteins:
- a CDS encoding DUF309 domain-containing protein, with the protein MQQRYPEQYLQFFVKFNEREFYECHDLLEDIWMEQKTNKFLQGLLQMSVGLYHLECGNIKGARWMFTNAHKYLEAYAPKYWDLSVNEVLLYLEKCLQALPSSERIPYDEVEKLEFPYRTFQLVTKENTDSEK; encoded by the coding sequence ATGCAACAGCGATATCCCGAGCAATATCTTCAGTTTTTTGTCAAATTTAATGAACGAGAATTTTATGAGTGTCATGATTTGTTGGAAGACATTTGGATGGAACAAAAAACAAATAAATTTTTACAAGGTTTGCTCCAAATGTCTGTAGGCTTGTATCATTTGGAATGTGGCAATATAAAGGGTGCACGTTGGATGTTTACGAATGCTCATAAATACCTAGAAGCTTATGCACCGAAATATTGGGATTTGTCAGTAAATGAAGTGCTTCTTTATTTAGAGAAGTGTCTACAAGCCTTGCCATCATCTGAGAGGATTCCGTATGATGAAGTAGAAAAGCTGGAATTCCCCTATCGTACATTCCAGTTGGTTACGAAGGAAAATACAGACTCGGAAAAGTAG
- a CDS encoding divergent PAP2 family protein has product MTILDNFPLWSALLAIGMAQFIKIPLNYLATREWSWPLMFSTGGMPSSHSAAVTALSTAVALEEGLSSNAFAISAIIGVIVMFDATGVRRHAGMQAVVLNKLVEEFNHLLEGMKTFKVHARTEKTKKLKELLGHQPIEVFMGAG; this is encoded by the coding sequence ATGACCATCTTAGACAATTTCCCTTTGTGGTCGGCGCTTTTGGCGATTGGGATGGCCCAATTCATCAAAATCCCCCTGAATTATCTGGCGACCCGCGAATGGAGTTGGCCACTGATGTTCAGCACGGGGGGCATGCCCAGTTCCCATTCCGCCGCCGTCACCGCACTTTCTACTGCTGTTGCTCTTGAGGAAGGGTTATCGAGCAATGCCTTTGCTATTTCAGCCATCATCGGCGTCATCGTTATGTTTGATGCAACTGGCGTTCGTCGTCATGCTGGCATGCAAGCCGTCGTATTGAATAAACTAGTAGAGGAATTTAACCATTTACTGGAAGGTATGAAAACCTTCAAAGTACATGCTCGCACAGAAAAAACAAAAAAATTAAAAGAGCTTCTAGGTCATCAACCAATCGAGGTATTTATGGGGGCTGGTTAG
- a CDS encoding cobalamin-binding protein codes for MRIISLCPSNTEILYALDAGEHVIALDDHSDWPLEWQHLPKVGPDLTIDMNKVEALQPDLVIASLSVPGMEKNIEELKKRNLPYIILNPSHISDIAENIREVGRSINRIEKAEQVATHFTERIEQIRMLTKHVNDRPTLYWEWWPNPLYTPGRTNWLTNVSELAGATNVFADYNTDNVKTTRDQVAERNPDHIMVVWCGIEIKRIKSSMIKERPEWQQVTAIQKNDVHILEEGLYCRPSPRLLEGLEQLIKVLHPSLGISLDKSALTTSSVPTEP; via the coding sequence GTGAGAATTATCTCGCTATGTCCAAGTAATACTGAGATTTTGTATGCGTTGGATGCAGGTGAGCACGTTATTGCCCTTGATGATCATTCAGATTGGCCATTGGAATGGCAGCACCTACCTAAAGTAGGACCAGACCTGACCATCGATATGAATAAGGTGGAAGCTCTACAGCCTGATCTAGTGATAGCATCACTGAGCGTCCCTGGAATGGAAAAGAATATTGAGGAGTTAAAGAAACGCAATCTTCCTTATATTATCCTAAATCCTTCTCACATCTCAGATATCGCAGAAAATATTCGCGAGGTGGGCAGATCAATCAATCGGATTGAAAAAGCAGAACAGGTAGCTACACATTTTACCGAGCGTATCGAGCAGATTCGTATGCTAACCAAACATGTAAATGACCGCCCCACCCTATACTGGGAATGGTGGCCAAATCCATTGTATACACCTGGTCGCACAAACTGGCTAACCAATGTAAGTGAGTTAGCAGGCGCTACAAATGTGTTCGCTGATTACAACACTGATAATGTAAAAACCACCCGTGATCAAGTAGCAGAGAGAAATCCTGATCATATCATGGTAGTCTGGTGTGGGATTGAAATCAAAAGAATTAAATCTTCTATGATTAAAGAACGCCCAGAATGGCAACAAGTTACCGCCATACAGAAAAATGACGTACATATTTTAGAAGAAGGACTATATTGTCGCCCTTCTCCCCGATTGCTAGAGGGATTGGAGCAGCTAATAAAAGTTCTACATCCTTCTCTTGGCATTTCTTTAGATAAATCGGCGCTTACTACGTCTTCGGTTCCAACAGAGCCGTAG
- a CDS encoding IS3 family transposase (programmed frameshift) encodes MAKKGQTFQRYTMEFKQKAIALYEQKGISYEAIAKELGVPSPTQIKNWVRKYRDGDGLEDQRGKTSKRDNPFIGRPRTKFTNVEEERDYLKAQVEYLKKRLSKSTRGGWVSKVARFAVIDQLVRKYPVTWLVEIAKVSRAGYYKWKHTQEERAKRQQHNKLIKEHMMAIHRVHPYFGYPRMRIALRKKGFIVNHKRVYRLMKEMNVQSIIRKKRRFFGKTASIVNPNLLNRKFTAEKPNQLYVTDITFVALNDRFYYLSVIQDLFNNEVVAWKVSHRNDLKLVLDTLEQLAKQRDVQEAILHSDQGFQYTSKQYNKRLREFGVRGSHSRKGNCLDNACIESFFSHLKTETLYFSECKTDEELFQAIEKYIWFYNHERFQKKLNQCAPVEYRNTLAA; translated from the exons ATGGCTAAAAAAGGACAAACATTTCAACGATATACGATGGAATTTAAACAGAAGGCTATTGCTCTTTACGAACAAAAAGGGATCAGCTATGAAGCGATTGCCAAAGAATTGGGAGTGCCTAGTCCTACTCAGATCAAGAATTGGGTCAGGAAATACCGAGACGGAGATGGTTTAGAGGATCAACGAGGTAAAACATCTAAAAGAGATAATCCTTTTATAGGGCGTCCACGTACAAAATTCACTAACGTGGAAGAGGAAAGAGATTATTTAAAAGCGCAGGTAGAATACTTAAAAAAGCGTT TATCCAAATCTACACGGGGAGGGTGGGTTTCAAAAGTAGCTCGGTTTGCGGTTATTGATCAGTTGGTAAGGAAGTACCCTGTTACTTGGTTAGTGGAGATAGCCAAAGTTTCCCGCGCTGGTTACTACAAGTGGAAACATACGCAAGAAGAACGTGCAAAAAGGCAACAACATAATAAACTCATAAAGGAACATATGATGGCGATTCATCGTGTACATCCATACTTCGGTTATCCAAGAATGCGAATTGCATTGAGAAAGAAAGGATTTATTGTGAATCACAAGAGGGTATATCGGTTGATGAAGGAGATGAACGTTCAGTCCATCATTCGTAAGAAACGGCGCTTTTTTGGTAAAACTGCATCCATTGTTAACCCTAACTTACTTAATCGAAAGTTCACAGCCGAAAAACCAAATCAATTGTATGTAACAGATATTACATTTGTAGCACTGAACGATCGATTTTATTACCTATCGGTAATCCAAGATCTCTTTAACAACGAAGTTGTTGCCTGGAAGGTTTCTCATCGGAATGATTTAAAACTTGTTTTAGATACTCTGGAGCAGTTAGCAAAACAAAGAGACGTGCAGGAAGCCATCCTGCATTCTGATCAGGGCTTCCAATACACGTCTAAGCAGTACAATAAGAGACTGAGGGAGTTTGGCGTGAGAGGAAGCCACTCTCGCAAAGGAAACTGCCTCGATAACGCCTGCATAGAATCCTTCTTTTCTCATCTCAAAACAGAGACATTGTACTTTTCTGAGTGTAAAACAGATGAAGAGCTCTTTCAAGCCATTGAAAAGTACATATGGTTTTATAACCATGAACGATTTCAGAAAAAACTAAACCAGTGTGCCCCGGTCGAATACCGGAACACACTGGCTGCTTAG
- a CDS encoding NUDIX domain-containing protein, which translates to MRKSKVWIAAGGIVIKGDEVLVVKKTYGGLKGKWSFPAGFVEPGETVDEAAVREVMEETGIVAHVRQVAALRTGVIREEISDNMIVFLMDYIEGEPQPQAGEIEIATFMPIHHLLTDPLATEYIQIILPHVPTMSSYLVGKQYEPDPVFGYSSYKIFT; encoded by the coding sequence ATGCGAAAGTCTAAGGTCTGGATTGCAGCTGGTGGTATCGTGATTAAAGGTGATGAAGTTCTGGTTGTTAAAAAGACATATGGGGGTCTAAAAGGCAAATGGTCTTTCCCCGCTGGTTTTGTGGAACCGGGGGAGACAGTGGACGAGGCAGCAGTGCGAGAGGTGATGGAAGAGACTGGTATCGTGGCGCATGTTCGGCAAGTGGCAGCTTTGCGTACCGGCGTGATTCGTGAAGAGATTAGTGACAACATGATTGTATTTTTGATGGATTACATCGAAGGCGAGCCACAACCTCAAGCAGGTGAGATCGAGATTGCTACTTTTATGCCCATTCATCATTTACTTACCGATCCACTTGCGACAGAGTACATTCAGATTATCTTGCCTCATGTTCCAACCATGTCATCGTATCTAGTAGGGAAACAATACGAGCCTGATCCCGTATTTGGTTATTCAAGCTATAAGATTTTTACCTAA
- a CDS encoding NAD(P)/FAD-dependent oxidoreductase — MSTPKILILGAGYGGVTTACELQKKLNHNEAEVTLVSKHDYHYLTTWLHEPAAGTMPASRAQIFLNEIIDKNKVNVIKGTVANISGEQQKVTLEDGSELEYDYLVIGLGSDPETFGIEGLKENALTIRSINAVQKIKEHIEYMFASYNSEPERTDYLTFVVGGAGFTGIEFSGELVNRIPELCREYNIDPSLVKVYSIEAAPSALPGFDKDLVDYAMNLLSSKGVEFKINTPIKQCTPDGVILATGEEIKSKTVIWTGGVRGNSVVEKSGFEVMRGRVKVDEFMRAPGYENVFVIGDCALVFNAEGRPYPPTAQISIQEGENVSRNLKALVRGEKLAIVPFVPNMQGTLASLGKGEGMGIIFNKKKLFGLSAALMKKGSDVRYLYKIGGIGMILKKIRL; from the coding sequence ATGAGCACACCAAAGATTCTAATCCTGGGGGCAGGTTATGGCGGCGTTACTACCGCTTGTGAACTGCAAAAAAAACTAAATCATAATGAAGCAGAAGTAACGCTAGTCAGCAAACATGATTATCACTATCTAACTACATGGCTTCACGAGCCAGCTGCAGGTACAATGCCAGCTAGTCGCGCTCAAATTTTCCTAAATGAAATCATTGATAAAAATAAAGTAAATGTAATTAAAGGTACTGTTGCAAACATTTCTGGCGAACAACAAAAAGTAACGCTTGAAGATGGAAGCGAACTAGAATACGACTATCTTGTTATTGGTCTAGGTAGTGACCCAGAAACATTTGGTATCGAAGGTCTAAAGGAAAATGCACTTACAATCCGTAGCATCAATGCGGTTCAAAAAATTAAAGAACACATTGAATATATGTTTGCTTCTTATAATAGCGAACCAGAACGTACGGATTATTTGACGTTTGTGGTTGGTGGAGCAGGGTTCACAGGAATTGAGTTCTCCGGTGAATTGGTAAACCGTATTCCAGAACTTTGCCGTGAATATAACATTGACCCATCTTTGGTGAAAGTATATAGCATTGAAGCAGCACCAAGTGCATTGCCTGGATTTGATAAAGACCTAGTAGATTATGCAATGAATCTATTGAGTAGCAAAGGTGTTGAATTCAAGATCAATACACCTATTAAACAATGCACGCCAGATGGTGTAATCCTTGCTACAGGTGAGGAAATTAAATCTAAAACCGTAATTTGGACAGGTGGGGTTCGTGGGAATTCTGTTGTTGAAAAATCCGGTTTTGAAGTAATGCGTGGACGTGTTAAAGTAGACGAATTCATGCGTGCTCCTGGTTATGAGAACGTATTTGTCATTGGTGACTGCGCGTTGGTATTCAATGCTGAAGGTCGTCCATATCCACCGACTGCTCAAATCTCTATTCAAGAGGGCGAAAACGTATCCCGCAACTTGAAAGCTTTGGTTCGCGGTGAAAAACTAGCAATTGTACCTTTCGTACCGAATATGCAAGGTACACTTGCTTCTCTTGGTAAAGGTGAGGGTATGGGTATCATCTTTAATAAGAAAAAATTGTTTGGTCTATCTGCCGCTTTGATGAAAAAAGGTAGTGACGTTCGTTACCTATACAAAATCGGCGGAATTGGAATGATCCTGAAAAAAATTCGTCTCTAG
- a CDS encoding NAD(P)/FAD-dependent oxidoreductase: protein MSSLKRDEQVYDLTIIGGGPAGLFTAFYGGMRQASVKIIESMPQLGGQLSALYPEKYIYDVAGFPKVRAQELVDGLKQQISHFNPTICLEEKVENVAKQADKNLEITTDKGVHYSKAVIITAGVGAFEPRRLEHPDSMSFEKSNLHYFVTDLNTFKDKRVVLFGGGDSAVDWAMMLEPIAKEVHIVHRRDKFRAHEHSVENMMASRVNVLTPYELSSIQSNQGRITSLTIEHSTSKELTEIEVDDVIVNFGFISSLGPIKNWGIQLEKNSIVVNSKMETSVPGIYAAGDIATYPGKVKLIAVGFGEAPTAVNNAIAYINPNAKLQPGHSSSMNL from the coding sequence TTGAGTTCATTAAAACGAGATGAGCAGGTATACGATCTAACTATTATTGGTGGGGGTCCCGCTGGTTTATTTACGGCTTTTTATGGCGGTATGCGTCAAGCGAGCGTGAAAATCATCGAAAGCATGCCACAATTAGGTGGACAATTAAGTGCGCTTTATCCGGAAAAGTATATCTATGATGTAGCAGGATTTCCTAAAGTGCGCGCACAGGAATTGGTAGATGGCCTAAAGCAACAAATCTCTCATTTTAACCCTACCATTTGCTTGGAAGAAAAGGTTGAAAACGTAGCAAAACAAGCGGATAAAAACCTAGAAATTACTACAGACAAAGGTGTGCATTACTCAAAAGCTGTTATTATAACAGCCGGAGTTGGTGCGTTTGAACCTCGTCGTCTGGAGCATCCCGACTCCATGAGCTTTGAAAAAAGCAACCTACATTATTTCGTTACCGATCTGAATACATTTAAAGATAAACGCGTTGTTCTATTTGGTGGTGGAGATTCCGCTGTCGATTGGGCAATGATGTTGGAGCCGATTGCGAAAGAAGTACATATCGTTCATCGTCGCGATAAATTCCGTGCCCATGAACATAGTGTAGAGAACATGATGGCTTCTCGGGTGAACGTATTAACTCCTTATGAACTTTCCTCCATCCAATCCAATCAAGGCAGAATCACTAGCCTGACAATTGAACATAGCACCAGCAAAGAGTTAACAGAAATAGAAGTAGATGATGTAATCGTGAACTTCGGCTTCATTTCATCTTTAGGACCAATCAAAAACTGGGGCATTCAATTAGAGAAGAACTCCATTGTTGTAAACTCTAAAATGGAGACCAGTGTCCCTGGTATTTATGCGGCAGGTGATATTGCTACGTACCCTGGAAAAGTAAAATTGATTGCAGTTGGTTTTGGAGAAGCCCCAACCGCTGTTAACAATGCGATTGCTTACATCAATCCAAATGCCAAACTACAACCTGGCCACTCCTCGAGCATGAATTTATAA
- a CDS encoding PspA/IM30 family protein, whose protein sequence is MSFFKRLRDLTMSNLYSLIEKAEDPIKMTDQYLRDMQEDLEDAEKAVAAQIALEKKFKLLYEEQEALVQKREEQAHIAAQAQNIDLARRALEEKKSATVKMDEYKASYAKNKEAADNLRLKLEEMRKQVIELRNKRETLVARVNAANAQKNINKSMAGFNSDTAMAGLKRMEDRALQLEAEAEASGEIYKKQTSLDDEIAQLHKDKVVEDELAALLKKYEG, encoded by the coding sequence GTGTCATTCTTTAAACGTCTACGTGATTTAACTATGTCTAACTTGTATTCTCTAATTGAAAAAGCAGAAGATCCAATTAAAATGACTGACCAATATCTACGTGATATGCAAGAGGATTTAGAGGATGCTGAGAAAGCTGTAGCTGCTCAAATCGCACTTGAGAAAAAGTTCAAGCTGCTGTATGAAGAACAGGAAGCTTTGGTTCAAAAACGTGAAGAGCAAGCTCACATTGCCGCTCAAGCTCAAAACATTGATCTAGCTCGCCGTGCATTGGAAGAGAAAAAATCTGCTACTGTGAAGATGGATGAATACAAAGCCAGCTATGCAAAAAATAAAGAAGCTGCTGACAATTTACGCTTGAAATTAGAAGAGATGCGTAAACAGGTAATTGAATTAAGAAATAAGCGTGAGACTCTAGTGGCTCGCGTGAATGCAGCAAATGCACAAAAAAATATCAACAAAAGTATGGCTGGATTTAACAGTGATACCGCAATGGCTGGTCTCAAACGCATGGAAGATCGTGCCCTACAACTAGAGGCTGAAGCTGAGGCAAGTGGGGAAATTTATAAAAAGCAAACCTCGCTAGATGATGAAATTGCTCAATTGCATAAAGATAAAGTAGTAGAAGACGAACTGGCTGCGCTACTAAAAAAATATGAGGGGTAA
- a CDS encoding DUF350 domain-containing protein produces the protein MLGDMNILRMIVWTVSGALLLCLLMWIDTLFTKYKDMEEIKRGNVAVSTRFIMKLFAQGYILSQSLSISNDLIQGLLVSVVSFVLLFILEKIVQFGVYQIAGLELNKGTQEGKVAHALFSGSLHLTGAFIIAACLL, from the coding sequence ATGCTGGGAGATATGAATATTTTACGAATGATCGTCTGGACGGTCTCAGGCGCTCTCTTGCTATGCCTCTTGATGTGGATTGATACTTTATTTACCAAGTATAAAGATATGGAAGAGATTAAGCGAGGCAACGTAGCCGTATCCACTCGCTTTATTATGAAACTATTTGCTCAAGGCTATATTTTATCGCAATCATTGTCTATATCTAACGATTTAATTCAGGGGCTACTCGTTTCTGTTGTATCTTTCGTCTTGCTATTTATACTTGAAAAAATTGTTCAATTTGGTGTATACCAGATAGCAGGTCTCGAATTAAATAAAGGAACACAGGAAGGAAAAGTAGCACACGCACTCTTCTCTGGCTCTCTCCATCTTACCGGTGCCTTTATTATTGCGGCTTGCCTACTGTAG
- a CDS encoding DUF4178 domain-containing protein produces the protein MSFFQRVKNILKKPEAPLVEKSILTLGPGDIVEVSFVTYQVVGRIRNPKRNAIMLTLQDGNTFRYLNIEEREKTNYELYTPIDGRLDSPDEVPTTIELDDIEYHLEEQYDGKMTAQGKTPFSADGEQYVWEFQSDNRKLLRIEWQDGRFMLYEGEFIIPADVKVLRGV, from the coding sequence ATGAGTTTTTTTCAACGTGTCAAAAATATCTTAAAAAAACCTGAGGCTCCCCTTGTTGAAAAAAGCATTTTAACTTTGGGACCAGGCGATATTGTTGAAGTTTCTTTCGTTACGTATCAAGTTGTGGGACGTATTCGTAATCCCAAACGAAACGCGATTATGCTAACGTTACAGGATGGAAATACCTTTCGTTATTTGAACATTGAAGAACGGGAAAAAACTAATTACGAGCTGTATACACCGATTGATGGCCGACTTGACTCTCCTGATGAGGTTCCAACAACCATTGAACTAGATGACATTGAATATCATCTGGAAGAACAATACGATGGAAAAATGACCGCACAAGGAAAAACACCATTTTCTGCGGATGGCGAGCAATATGTCTGGGAATTTCAATCCGATAATCGCAAACTATTACGTATTGAATGGCAAGACGGACGCTTCATGTTGTATGAAGGAGAATTTATCATCCCCGCTGATGTAAAAGTACTCCGGGGAGTGTAG
- a CDS encoding DUF4247 domain-containing protein yields MWQALSKFLKTTLVLSLVAGLLTGCADQSVGSSYPLEKITKNGAESSRIYRATDKTVPEVAKELAEERQPKEISKEDLDHMFLIYSNEWYHLQKDEAKPSDTLIEVDSKEFVQKNYNMSFLEGYFIATVLGDLFDSMKSKGQGNYRGYSSRDIYKSGTDYHAPTKQEKKTYAPITTEGKGSILRRSSDNSGKSSSSDDSIFKKSDADTSKSKGKIIRDSQGDSGSSSLFGGSSSTKKNSSVLDRPRTNSPPKVKKGFGSIKRR; encoded by the coding sequence ATGTGGCAAGCATTGTCAAAATTTTTAAAGACAACCCTCGTCCTCTCTCTGGTCGCCGGACTCTTAACTGGTTGCGCCGATCAGTCAGTAGGATCATCTTATCCACTAGAGAAGATTACGAAAAACGGGGCCGAATCCTCTCGCATCTATCGTGCGACGGACAAAACGGTTCCTGAAGTTGCCAAGGAGCTGGCCGAAGAGCGTCAGCCTAAGGAAATTTCTAAAGAAGATCTAGATCACATGTTTCTCATCTACTCCAATGAATGGTACCATCTACAAAAAGATGAAGCCAAACCAAGCGACACCTTGATTGAAGTAGATAGCAAGGAATTCGTTCAAAAAAATTATAATATGTCCTTCCTAGAAGGATATTTCATTGCCACTGTACTAGGTGATCTGTTTGATTCTATGAAGTCCAAAGGCCAAGGTAACTATCGTGGCTATTCCAGTCGGGATATCTACAAATCAGGGACAGATTATCATGCTCCAACAAAACAAGAGAAAAAGACGTATGCTCCTATTACTACGGAAGGCAAAGGCTCTATCCTACGCCGTTCCTCCGATAATAGTGGAAAATCCTCTTCCTCTGACGACAGTATCTTTAAGAAATCTGATGCTGACACCTCTAAATCCAAGGGGAAAATCATTAGAGACTCTCAAGGTGACAGCGGAAGTAGTTCCTTGTTTGGCGGTTCTTCCTCAACTAAAAAGAATTCATCCGTGTTAGACCGCCCACGCACCAATTCTCCTCCAAAGGTTAAAAAGGGATTTGGAAGCATCAAGCGGCGCTGA
- a CDS encoding metallophosphoesterase, which translates to MERIAVISDIHGNIPALEAVLKDIETRGIQEIYCLGDLAGKGPEPEKAVDMIKERCTVTVRGNWDEFIGNPTEDEAFLWQQRRLGGERIRYLNTLPFSYDFWMSGRLIRLFHASADSVFHRVRFSSPLEERLAMFENTEATGGGKRTPDVVIYGDVHHAFIQGLKERSLCNAGSVGNPLDTTQPSYMVVEGNLHNQQLSSFSMALVRVPYDVEIAIQVAIDEGLPSAELAAYKKELRTGRYRGLPD; encoded by the coding sequence GTGGAAAGGATAGCCGTAATCTCTGATATTCATGGAAACATACCAGCTTTGGAAGCGGTGCTAAAAGACATAGAGACGCGTGGAATTCAAGAGATTTATTGCTTAGGGGATTTGGCTGGCAAAGGACCTGAGCCAGAAAAAGCTGTCGATATGATAAAAGAAAGGTGTACAGTCACAGTACGTGGAAACTGGGATGAGTTCATCGGCAATCCTACGGAGGATGAAGCGTTTCTTTGGCAGCAACGACGCTTGGGGGGAGAGCGGATTCGTTATCTGAATACCCTGCCTTTTTCGTATGATTTTTGGATGAGTGGCAGGTTGATTCGTTTGTTTCACGCTTCTGCAGATAGTGTGTTCCATCGCGTTCGGTTTTCTTCCCCGTTGGAAGAACGTCTTGCTATGTTTGAGAACACAGAAGCAACTGGAGGAGGGAAACGTACACCAGATGTAGTCATCTATGGAGACGTACACCATGCATTTATCCAAGGATTAAAAGAAAGGTCACTATGTAATGCTGGGAGTGTTGGAAACCCGCTGGATACGACACAACCATCTTATATGGTAGTAGAGGGTAATTTACATAATCAACAACTAAGTAGTTTCTCGATGGCATTAGTGCGTGTTCCTTATGATGTGGAGATAGCTATACAAGTGGCGATTGATGAGGGGCTACCATCTGCAGAACTAGCTGCTTACAAAAAAGAGTTACGAACAGGGCGCTATAGGGGATTGCCTGACTAA
- a CDS encoding iron-sulfur cluster assembly accessory protein gives MINFTPQASAKIRELLEAENNPNILLRVGVKEGGCSGFSYGMGTDESTNEGDQVFDFEGFKVAVDAESYKYIEGLVIDYKESMMGGGFSMENPNAVASCGCGASFRTRNYEGKAEKCE, from the coding sequence ATGATCAACTTCACACCTCAAGCAAGTGCTAAAATTCGTGAATTGCTAGAAGCGGAAAATAATCCAAATATCTTGTTGCGTGTTGGCGTGAAAGAAGGCGGATGTAGCGGTTTTTCATATGGCATGGGAACGGATGAATCAACGAACGAGGGCGATCAGGTTTTTGACTTTGAAGGATTTAAAGTAGCGGTTGATGCTGAGAGCTATAAATATATTGAAGGACTCGTAATTGATTATAAGGAATCCATGATGGGCGGCGGATTTTCTATGGAAAATCCTAATGCTGTTGCTTCTTGTGGATGCGGTGCTTCATTCCGTACGCGTAATTACGAGGGTAAAGCTGAAAAATGCGAGTAG
- a CDS encoding aspartyl-phosphate phosphatase Spo0E family protein, with product MREQLLEKMELLRQQMVQIGTQYGLHHPEVLRCSREIDLLHNQLLQLEREISFYQEKSFPLHIFENQTHFA from the coding sequence ATGCGGGAACAATTACTCGAGAAAATGGAACTCCTTCGCCAACAAATGGTACAAATTGGGACTCAATATGGTTTACATCACCCAGAAGTATTACGTTGTAGCCGGGAGATTGATTTGTTACACAACCAGCTTTTGCAATTGGAAAGAGAAATATCCTTTTATCAGGAAAAGTCTTTTCCCCTTCATATATTTGAGAATCAAACCCATTTTGCCTGA
- the mqnE gene encoding aminofutalosine synthase MqnE, producing the protein MSLLTIATQDKMLASIAEKVINRERLTMEDGLALYESDDVFSIAQLANLVNERINGNKVYFVQNMYINPTNVCEANCRFCGFRRDQNQDGAYTMSMDELLHYVGTRFNDGIREFHIVGGHNNHVPFDYYLDTLRTLKKAYPDVALKAYTGAEIEFFSRLAGISMTEVLQELMKAGLESLTGGGAEILTERYRLKMSPDKASTDDWLLAHRTAHGLGMQTPCTMLYGSIESKEERLIHMSRIRELQDETNGFQVFIPLAVQPLKATAGIRRRTSAMDDIKTIAISRLMVDNVDHIKAYFINIGTQLTQLALRAGASDAHGTLVEERISHAAGALSDQGITKEDLIWLIKGAGKVAVERDTHYNVIKEY; encoded by the coding sequence ATGTCTTTGCTAACAATTGCAACGCAAGATAAAATGCTGGCGTCGATTGCTGAAAAAGTGATAAACCGAGAGCGTCTCACCATGGAAGATGGTCTAGCCCTCTACGAATCAGACGACGTTTTTAGTATTGCTCAACTAGCTAATCTAGTGAATGAGCGTATAAATGGCAACAAAGTTTACTTTGTTCAAAATATGTATATTAATCCAACCAATGTGTGTGAAGCGAACTGCCGCTTCTGTGGTTTCCGTCGCGATCAGAACCAAGACGGTGCTTACACCATGAGTATGGATGAATTACTCCACTATGTAGGGACTCGCTTTAACGATGGCATTCGTGAGTTCCATATCGTTGGTGGTCATAATAACCATGTACCTTTTGATTACTACTTAGATACGCTTCGCACATTAAAGAAAGCTTATCCAGATGTAGCACTCAAAGCTTACACCGGAGCTGAAATCGAATTTTTTAGCCGTCTAGCTGGAATCAGCATGACAGAAGTACTACAAGAATTGATGAAAGCAGGACTTGAAAGCCTGACTGGTGGCGGAGCCGAAATATTGACCGAGCGCTACCGTCTTAAAATGAGCCCTGATAAAGCAAGCACAGACGATTGGCTACTTGCTCATCGCACAGCACATGGACTTGGTATGCAAACACCATGTACCATGCTGTACGGCTCAATTGAGTCTAAAGAAGAACGCTTAATTCATATGTCACGTATTCGAGAATTACAGGATGAGACCAACGGATTCCAGGTATTCATTCCACTAGCAGTCCAACCTCTGAAAGCTACAGCAGGTATTAGACGCCGTACTTCTGCGATGGACGACATCAAGACGATTGCGATTAGCCGTCTGATGGTAGATAATGTAGACCATATCAAAGCTTATTTCATTAATATCGGTACACAATTAACTCAGCTAGCATTGCGTGCTGGTGCCTCTGACGCTCATGGTACACTGGTAGAAGAACGTATCAGTCATGCTGCCGGTGCTCTATCTGACCAGGGGATAACCAAGGAAGATCTGATCTGGTTAATTAAAGGTGCAGGTAAAGTTGCTGTTGAACGCGATACACACTATAACGTAATTAAAGAATACTAA